Proteins from a genomic interval of Kitasatospora herbaricolor:
- a CDS encoding pyridoxine/pyridoxamine 5'-phosphate oxidase encodes MVTDSVDAPRPAGPGRSAVAGLLFGRPPMARALPFFDPERAPDAPGPLFADWLAGAFAAGVLDPQVVTLSTIGADGVPDARALVLRDVDADGGAWVFAIDADSPKGRQLAEHPVAAMTLYWPAQGRQVRVRGTVEAAPREVSAAEFATRSPGARAATLVGHQSEPLASLAAYDLAAEEVGRRLELDPAVVAPTHTVYTLRAREVEFWQGDQSRRHVRLHYSRTDAAAGEAPAVGTPAGDDAPAGWRRTLLWP; translated from the coding sequence ATGGTGACTGACTCGGTGGACGCCCCCCGGCCGGCCGGTCCCGGCCGGAGCGCGGTTGCCGGGCTGCTGTTCGGCCGGCCGCCGATGGCCCGCGCGCTGCCCTTCTTCGACCCCGAGCGGGCCCCGGACGCTCCCGGTCCGCTGTTCGCCGACTGGCTCGCCGGGGCCTTCGCGGCCGGGGTCCTCGACCCGCAGGTGGTCACCCTGTCGACGATCGGGGCCGACGGGGTGCCGGACGCCCGGGCGCTGGTGCTGCGCGACGTGGACGCCGACGGCGGAGCGTGGGTCTTCGCGATCGACGCGGACAGCCCCAAGGGCCGGCAGCTCGCCGAGCACCCGGTGGCTGCCATGACGCTCTACTGGCCGGCGCAGGGCCGGCAGGTCCGGGTGCGCGGCACGGTCGAGGCGGCCCCGCGGGAGGTCTCGGCCGCCGAGTTCGCCACCAGGTCGCCGGGTGCGCGGGCGGCGACGCTGGTCGGGCACCAGAGCGAGCCGCTGGCGTCGCTCGCGGCGTACGACCTCGCCGCCGAGGAGGTCGGCCGCCGGCTGGAGCTGGATCCGGCCGTGGTGGCGCCGACCCACACCGTCTACACCCTGCGGGCCCGGGAGGTGGAGTTCTGGCAGGGCGACCAGAGCCGCCGTCACGTCCGCCTGCACTACAGCAGGACGGACGCCGCGGCCGGTGAGGCTCCGGCCGTCGGCACCCCGGCCGGTGACGACGCGCCCGCGGGCTGGCGGCGGACCCTGCTCTGGCCGTGA
- a CDS encoding long-chain fatty acid--CoA ligase, giving the protein MFSTMQDVPLTVARILVHGSTVHGRSTVTTWDGTGPVTRTYAEVGARAAQLAHALRDELGVSGDDRVATLMWNNAEHLEAYLAVPSMGAVLHTLNLRLPAHQLSFIVNHAADRVIVADGSLLPLLAAVLPQLNPTLQHIVVNGEGDRSVLAGFAGTVHDYEALIEGRPAEYPWQTDIDERRAAALCYTSGTTGDPKGVLYSHRSVYLHCLQVIAADSFGLTARDTALPVVPMFHVNAWGIPHTAFMSGANLLMPDRFLQPKPLAAMIDRIKPTVSAAVPTIWSGLLDELDAGDYDTSALRMVVIGGSACPPALMKAFQDRHGISVVHAWGMTETSPLGTFALPPGGLTTEQEWPYRLTQGLFPASVEARLAGPSGEFMPHDGVAAGELEVRGPWIAGAYYGGAGNDPERPDDKFSEDGWLRTGDVGTITADGYLTLTDRAKDVIKSGGEWISSVELENALMAHPEVAEAAVVAVPDDKWGERPLATVVLRPGATAGLPELRAFLAERVASWQLPERWSIVPAVPKTSVGKFDKKVIRASYAAEELEVTVLGK; this is encoded by the coding sequence GTGTTCAGCACCATGCAGGACGTACCGCTCACCGTCGCCCGGATCCTCGTGCACGGATCCACCGTCCACGGCCGCTCCACCGTCACCACCTGGGACGGCACCGGCCCGGTGACCCGCACGTACGCCGAGGTGGGGGCCCGCGCGGCCCAGCTCGCGCACGCCCTGCGCGACGAACTCGGCGTGAGCGGCGACGACCGCGTGGCGACCCTGATGTGGAACAACGCCGAGCACCTGGAGGCCTACCTGGCCGTCCCCTCCATGGGCGCCGTGCTGCACACCCTGAACCTGCGCCTGCCCGCGCACCAGCTGTCCTTCATCGTCAACCACGCCGCCGACCGGGTGATCGTGGCGGACGGCAGCCTGCTGCCGTTGCTGGCGGCCGTGCTGCCGCAGCTGAACCCGACGCTCCAGCACATCGTGGTCAACGGCGAGGGCGACCGGTCCGTCCTGGCAGGCTTCGCCGGGACCGTCCACGACTACGAGGCGCTGATCGAGGGCCGCCCGGCCGAGTACCCGTGGCAGACCGACATCGACGAGCGCCGGGCCGCCGCGCTCTGCTACACCTCCGGCACCACCGGGGACCCGAAGGGCGTGCTCTACAGCCACCGCTCGGTCTACCTGCACTGCCTCCAGGTGATCGCGGCCGACAGCTTCGGGCTGACCGCCCGCGACACCGCGCTGCCGGTCGTCCCGATGTTCCACGTCAACGCCTGGGGCATCCCGCACACCGCCTTCATGTCCGGGGCCAACCTGCTGATGCCGGACCGCTTCCTGCAGCCGAAGCCGCTGGCCGCGATGATCGACCGGATCAAGCCGACCGTCAGCGCTGCCGTCCCCACCATCTGGAGCGGCCTGCTGGACGAGCTGGACGCCGGCGACTACGACACCTCCGCCCTGCGGATGGTCGTGATCGGCGGATCGGCCTGTCCGCCCGCCCTGATGAAGGCCTTCCAGGACCGCCACGGGATCAGCGTGGTGCACGCCTGGGGCATGACCGAGACCTCGCCCCTCGGCACCTTCGCCCTCCCGCCGGGCGGCCTGACCACCGAGCAGGAGTGGCCCTACCGGCTCACCCAGGGCCTGTTCCCCGCCTCCGTCGAGGCCCGGCTGGCCGGCCCGTCCGGTGAGTTCATGCCGCACGACGGCGTGGCGGCCGGCGAGCTGGAGGTCCGCGGCCCGTGGATCGCGGGCGCCTACTACGGCGGCGCGGGCAACGACCCGGAGCGTCCGGACGACAAGTTCAGCGAGGACGGCTGGCTGCGCACCGGCGACGTCGGCACCATCACCGCGGACGGCTACCTGACGCTGACCGACCGCGCCAAGGACGTGATCAAGTCCGGCGGGGAGTGGATCTCCTCGGTCGAGCTGGAGAACGCCCTGATGGCGCACCCGGAGGTGGCCGAGGCGGCGGTGGTCGCGGTGCCCGACGACAAGTGGGGCGAGCGTCCGCTGGCGACCGTGGTGCTGCGCCCGGGCGCCACCGCCGGCCTGCCCGAACTGCGGGCCTTCCTGGCCGAGCGGGTCGCCTCCTGGCAGCTGCCGGAGCGCTGGTCGATCGTGCCGGCGGTGCCCAAGACCTCGGTCGGCAAGTTCGACAAGAAGGTGATCCGGGCCTCGTACGCGGCCGAGGAGCTGGAGGTCACCGTCCTCGGCAAGTAG
- a CDS encoding EamA family transporter translates to MPAPQPTAPAFPARPGATVAHAEALAMPPAPKGEPAGERGGWRRGGGSGTTDGPAAAPPGTPVDRTPSGRRTSKLLRRPARIPAPLLCVLAMFTVQSGTALSKPLFALLGVGGTTFLRLGFAAIVLLAVARPRLRGRSPRDLGAAALLGVASAGMTLLFAGAVDRLPMGTAATIEFLGPLAVALLFARQAAHLLWALLAGGGVALLTLFTGGGHGGSALDPVGLAYAFGAAACYAVYILFTDKVGAAFQGFQGLAVSMTVGAITLAPFGLGQAWHGLSAPGASPVLLLLAVAGVSLLLPVIPYALEMTALRRMPQRVFSVIVSLEPAVSALVGLVVLHQLLGWPQLAGIGCVVAASVGATLTGRR, encoded by the coding sequence ATGCCCGCTCCTCAACCGACCGCCCCCGCCTTCCCGGCCCGGCCCGGCGCCACCGTCGCCCACGCCGAGGCCCTCGCCATGCCGCCCGCCCCCAAGGGCGAGCCCGCCGGCGAACGCGGTGGGTGGCGACGAGGCGGCGGCAGCGGCACGACCGACGGGCCGGCCGCCGCGCCACCGGGCACACCCGTCGACCGGACACCGTCCGGCCGACGGACCTCGAAGCTGCTGCGGCGCCCGGCGAGAATCCCGGCGCCGCTTCTCTGCGTTCTGGCCATGTTCACCGTCCAGAGCGGCACCGCCCTCTCCAAGCCGCTGTTCGCCCTGCTCGGCGTGGGCGGCACGACCTTCCTGCGGCTCGGCTTCGCCGCGATCGTCCTGCTGGCGGTGGCCCGGCCCCGGCTGCGCGGCCGCAGCCCGCGCGACCTCGGCGCGGCGGCCCTGCTCGGCGTCGCCTCGGCCGGCATGACCCTGCTCTTCGCCGGGGCCGTCGACCGGCTGCCGATGGGCACCGCCGCGACCATCGAGTTCCTCGGCCCGCTCGCGGTCGCCCTGCTCTTCGCCCGGCAGGCCGCCCACCTGCTCTGGGCCCTGCTGGCCGGCGGCGGGGTCGCCCTGCTGACCCTGTTCACCGGCGGCGGGCACGGCGGCTCCGCGCTGGACCCGGTCGGCCTCGCCTACGCCTTCGGCGCGGCCGCCTGCTACGCGGTGTACATCCTGTTCACCGACAAGGTCGGCGCGGCCTTCCAGGGGTTCCAGGGCCTGGCCGTGTCGATGACGGTCGGCGCGATCACGCTGGCGCCCTTCGGCCTCGGCCAGGCCTGGCACGGGCTGAGCGCGCCGGGCGCCTCACCCGTCCTGCTGCTGCTCGCCGTGGCCGGGGTGTCGCTGCTGCTGCCGGTGATCCCGTACGCGCTGGAGATGACCGCGCTGCGCCGGATGCCGCAGCGGGTGTTCAGCGTGATCGTGAGCCTGGAGCCGGCGGTGAGCGCGCTGGTCGGCCTGGTGGTGCTGCACCAGTTGCTCGGGTGGCCGCAGCTGGCGGGCATCGGGTGCGTGGTCGCCGCCAGCGTGGGCGCCACCTTGACCGGACGCCGGTAA
- a CDS encoding DUF1906 domain-containing protein, with translation MRYLRPASLAAASLVLLLATDGGAGSSAEALAAAGAPAPPPRIRATVLDDPAGPLQGLHREVFEGAGFDACTAPSLETLKAWRADSPYGAVGIYTSGAQRACGQPRLTADWIRQARAMGWRFVPVHVGLQAPCRTQAGKPRRIDPADAVQQGRDEAGVAVRGLKAVGLGKGSPVYLDIESYPPQDPACGQAVVDFTLGWTQALHAAGYRSGFYSSLDSGIADLAAAARAGAAPLPDALWYARWDDRPSTDHASLRGLWTRHQRIHQYRGDVEETHGGVTLTVDRNQLDALVAA, from the coding sequence GTGCGCTATCTCCGCCCCGCGTCCCTCGCCGCCGCCTCCCTCGTGCTGCTCCTGGCCACCGACGGCGGGGCCGGATCGAGCGCCGAGGCGCTCGCCGCCGCGGGCGCGCCCGCGCCGCCGCCCCGGATCCGCGCCACCGTCCTGGACGACCCGGCCGGACCGCTGCAGGGCCTGCACCGTGAGGTCTTCGAGGGCGCCGGCTTCGACGCCTGCACCGCGCCCTCGCTGGAGACGCTGAAGGCCTGGCGCGCCGACTCCCCGTACGGCGCGGTCGGCATCTACACCAGCGGCGCCCAGCGCGCCTGCGGCCAGCCCCGGCTCACCGCCGACTGGATCCGGCAGGCCCGCGCGATGGGGTGGCGCTTCGTCCCGGTCCACGTCGGCCTGCAGGCGCCCTGCCGGACCCAGGCCGGCAAGCCCCGGCGGATCGACCCCGCCGACGCCGTCCAGCAGGGGCGGGACGAGGCGGGCGTCGCCGTGCGCGGGCTGAAGGCGGTCGGGCTGGGCAAGGGCAGCCCGGTCTACCTGGACATCGAGTCCTACCCGCCGCAGGATCCCGCCTGCGGCCAGGCGGTGGTCGACTTCACCCTCGGCTGGACCCAGGCGCTGCACGCCGCCGGGTACCGCTCCGGGTTCTACTCCAGCCTCGACTCCGGCATCGCCGACCTGGCCGCCGCAGCCCGCGCGGGCGCCGCGCCGCTGCCGGACGCGCTCTGGTACGCCCGCTGGGACGACCGCCCGAGCACCGACCACGCGAGCCTGCGCGGCCTGTGGACCAGGCACCAGCGGATCCACCAGTACCGCGGCGACGTCGAGGAGACCCACGGCGGCGTCACCCTCACCGTCGACCGCAACCAGCTGGACGCCCTGGTCGCCGCCTGA